The Deltaproteobacteria bacterium DNA window GCTTGTAATTCCTACCATTGGCACCTCCTTTTCCATTGGGCGATCCTAAAAAAATCAGATTTTTTTGGCCTTCTCATAAGGGCCGTGCCTGCTAAACGCTTCCAAAATTAACACATATTGAGACTTGATGCAACGATTCTTCTCAACTTACATCGCACTCCTTATTCCCTAATCCTTGAACCCTTTTTACACCCAACTTAATCTTATGGAAGAGTCACCGCTTAATTTGGAATTTTTAAAATCCACAACCTTTTGGCTCAGACAAAATTTTTTTGCATTTTTTTCCTTTTTTTTACACTTTTCCTCTTGCATTTTACGGCGCCCAGCTTTATATTGTTATTAGCACTCGTTTTCAATGAGTGCTAATAAGAGTTTTTTTGCAAGCCCATTCCTGCCGGTGGCCTACCTTTTGCGAGAAAAATTATCCGGTTTAGGAATAAGAAATGTAATAAAATCACTATAATAGAAAGGAGTTTTTTTATTTTTAGTCGGAAATAACCGACCATTTTAAACTGTAGAAAGGAGAAGTAAACGATGAAAATTAGACCACTTCAAGATCGAGTCATCGTCAAACGCGTGGAAGAGGAAGGGAAAACAAAAGGAGGAATCATCATTCCCGATTCCGCAAAAGAAAAACCCATGGAAGGCAAAGTGATTGCTGTAGGTAAGGGTAAAGTTCTCGAGGACGGAAAGATCCACCCCCTTGATGTCAAGGTCGGTGACCGGGTGCTCTTCGGCAAATATTCCGGTACCGAGGTCAAAATTGATGAGGAAGAACATCTGATCATGCGCGAAGATGACATTTTGGGCGTGATCGAAAAATAATCAGAAATAATTACTGGACCTTAAAGGAGGAATGAAACAATGGCAGCCAAAGAAATACGTTATGATCAAAGAGCACGGGAATCCATGCTTAAGGGCGTTAATACCCTGGCCGATGCGGTAAAGGTCACCTTGGGGCCCAAAGGACGCAATGTCATTCTGGATAAGAGCTTCGGTTCTCCTACCGTAACCAAGGATGGCGTCACCGTGGCTAAAGAAATCGAATTGGAAGATAAATTTGAGAATATGGGGGCCCAGATGGTCAAAGAAGTAGCTTCCAAGACCTCTGACGTAGCCGGGGACGGAACCACCACGGCCACGATCTTGGCCCAGGCCATTTACCGTGAAGGATCTAAACTGGTAGCAGCGGGCCACAACCCCATGGAGCTGAAAAGAGGAATTGAGAAAGGTGTGGAGACCGTCGTCGAAGAACTCAAGAAACTTTCCAAACCCACCAAAGAACAAAAAGAAATCTCTCAAGTCGGAAAAATTTCAGCCAATAACGACGAGACCATCGGCAATATTATTGCCGAGGCCATGGCCAAAGTTGGCAAAGAAGGCGTGATCACCGTGGAAGAAGCCAAATCCATGGAAACCACCTTGGACATCGTTGAAGGCATGCAGTTTGACCGAGGGTACATCTCTCCTTATTTTGTGACCAACCCGGAAAAGATGGAAGCCGTACTCGAGGATGCCCTGATCCTTATCAACGAGAAAAAGATCAGTAACATGAAAGACCTCCTGCCGGTGTTGGAGCAGATTGCCAAAATGGGTAAGCCCCTCTTGATTATCGCCGAAGAAGTAGAAGGTGAGGCCCTGGCCACCCTGGTGGTGAACAAACTGCGGGGTACTTTGAAATGCGCAGCTGTGAAGGCCCCTGGGTTTGGGGACAGGCGTAAAGCCATGCTGGAAGACATCGCCACTTTAACCGGCGGGCAGATGCTCTCCGAAGAGATGGGAGTGAAGTTGGAGTCCATCTCCCTCAAAGACCTGGGCAAGGCCAAACGGATCACCATTGACAAGGATAACACGACGATCATCGAAGGAGCCGGAGAATCCAAGGCTATTGCGGGCCGGGTGAAGCAGATTCGGGCCCAGATCGAAGAGACCACTTCCGATTACGACAAGGAGAAATTACAGGAGCGGCTGGCCAAGCTGGTTGGCGGAGTAGCCGTGATCAACGTCGGCGCAGCCACAGAAACTGAGATGAAGGAAAAGAAAGCTCGGGTAGAAGATGCGTTGAATGCCACCCGCGCAGCCGTGGAAGAAGGGATTGTCGCCGGTGGTGGAGTGGCCTACCTGCGCACCTTGCCGGCCATAGAAAAGATAAAACTTTCCGATGAGCAACAGTTTGGCCTGAACATCCTGAAGAAGGCCTTGGAAGAGCCCATCCGCTGGATCGCCCAGAATGCCGGGCACGATGGCTCCATCGTCATCGAGAAAGTAAAAAATGAAAAGGGTAATATGGGCTTCGATGCCCAGGAAGAGGAATATACGGACATGGTCAAGGCCGGAATCATCGACCCCACCAAAGTGGTACGCACAGCCTTGCAGAATGCTGCTTCCGTAGCCGCTTTGCTACTGACCACCGAGGCCATGGTGGCGGAAAGACCCAGAGAAAAAGAAAAATTTCCATCCATGCCTCCAGGAGGCGGCGGAATGGAAGGGATGTATTAAAAGCCGAAGGCTTACAGGAACACCAATAACGAATAACCTATAACCATTAAAAAATTACCAGATAATCGCCCCCTTGCCCTGCCCCTCTCCCCCGCAACCGGGGGAGAGGGTAGGGTTTTGGTAAAGGAAAAGCCCTCCGTCGAAAAGAAGGAGGGCTTTTCCTTTTTAGCAGAAAGCTTATTGGCGTTCTTTTTGGGCTTCCAGGATGGCGGTCTCTAAACGTTCATCCAGGGCCCGAAGCCGGGAGGCCATTTTTTTTAACATCTTCAGGGCGATTTCAATGTTCCCCTTAAGAAGGCTTTCGAAAGTATCAGGGCTGACTACCAGAATTTTACTGTCCTCAATTACTTCCACCGTAGCCGAACGATCCATTCCCATCAGCAGGGCCATCTCTCCGAAAAATTCTCCATCGGAAAGTTCAGCCAAAACTTTCTCGGTGGTCCCCACTTTTTTCCGAACCTGCACCTTCCCTTTTTGGATGATGAACATGTCCCGCCCCAGTTCTCCCTCGCGGAAGAGAACGGTTCCTTTAGGAAAATCTTTGCCGAACTTCCAGAAAAGCTGTTCTTCTTTTTTCATGGAGGATCTGACTCCTTGTCCGCAACTGGCTGGCGTTCGGCTATCATTTTCTCGATGATTTCATAGGCTTTTTTCAACCGGGCTGCCAAATTAGCCACGACCTTCAAACCAATGCCCGAAGTTCCTCGAAACAAACTATCCAAAACTTCTGGCTGGACTACGAGGATCTGGCTTTCCCCTTCCACCACGGCGTTGATGGAGCGCGGCTGTCCAATCAGGCAGGCCATTTCCCCGAAGAAATCTCCCTCTTTTAGGACGTCAATGGTCACTTCCTCCTTGCCCACCTTTTTATAGAGTCGCACCTGGCCCTTCTGGATGATAAACATTCCGGTGCAAGCCTGCCCTTCTTCGAAAAGGATGGTTCCTGCGGGGAAAAGCCGACCAAATTTCTTGAAGAGTTGTTCCTCTTCCTTCATCGCCCTTCTTTCATCTCCGCCTGCAGGGTATAGATCAAACTGGCCTCGCCCTCAATTTGGACCAAAAGGTAAAAGAGGGAAGGTTTGGTATCCGTCTTTACTTGGGGGTGAAAAACTTTTACCACAAAAGGAGTAGTTTGGGGAAATGGGCAGTTGCCCCCTTTTAAAAGCCGGAAGGATTTATTCAAAAACTTCCAGCTTACCTTCCCTTTCTGGCCGCTGCCTTGCCACTGCAGCGGACTGGCCTGGAGAGTTAGAGAATGATTGGGTTTGATGTTGATTTTGAAGATGTCGTAAACATCCGCCGTGGAGCTAACGAAGTTCTCATCAAAAAGGTAAGTCCCAGGCTCAGAAAGCGGTAAAAAAATAGCCTTCTCATAGGTCTCCGGGGCATCCGTACCTGAATTACCATCATTCTGATCCCATAAAACAATCTGCAGCGTATACTGACCCAAAATTTCTCCGGAGTAAACCCCGCCGCTTCCCAGAGCATGGATATAATAGGCTGACGGCTTGGGTTCGGAATTGGAAGTCCATTCCATGAAGAAGGGATCAACTTCGGGATTGGTCTTACTGGTAACTCTTAGACTGGCTCCCTCCGGGTCTTCCAGCCTCCATTCCACCTTCCCCCCCATTTCTACTATCCAATGGGGAGTTAAAAATACCTGGATGGTCTGGCCTGGCTTGATTGGGCTTACTTTGAAAACTTGCCTTCCTTCATTGATAATAAACCCTCTGTGCTCTCCCTCCCCCACAATTCTTTCCTCGGCCCAAAGGGGATAAACCCAAAGTACGCACAAAAGAAGAAAAGAGAAACTCGTTTTCATCCCATCCCCGAATTTTATCCCAGCATCTGGTTTTCCATGCGGTTCATGAGGCGCTTCCACCCCCGATCCACGTTTTC harbors:
- the groL gene encoding chaperonin GroEL (60 kDa chaperone family; promotes refolding of misfolded polypeptides especially under stressful conditions; forms two stacked rings of heptamers to form a barrel-shaped 14mer; ends can be capped by GroES; misfolded proteins enter the barrel where they are refolded when GroES binds) gives rise to the protein MAAKEIRYDQRARESMLKGVNTLADAVKVTLGPKGRNVILDKSFGSPTVTKDGVTVAKEIELEDKFENMGAQMVKEVASKTSDVAGDGTTTATILAQAIYREGSKLVAAGHNPMELKRGIEKGVETVVEELKKLSKPTKEQKEISQVGKISANNDETIGNIIAEAMAKVGKEGVITVEEAKSMETTLDIVEGMQFDRGYISPYFVTNPEKMEAVLEDALILINEKKISNMKDLLPVLEQIAKMGKPLLIIAEEVEGEALATLVVNKLRGTLKCAAVKAPGFGDRRKAMLEDIATLTGGQMLSEEMGVKLESISLKDLGKAKRITIDKDNTTIIEGAGESKAIAGRVKQIRAQIEETTSDYDKEKLQERLAKLVGGVAVINVGAATETEMKEKKARVEDALNATRAAVEEGIVAGGGVAYLRTLPAIEKIKLSDEQQFGLNILKKALEEPIRWIAQNAGHDGSIVIEKVKNEKGNMGFDAQEEEYTDMVKAGIIDPTKVVRTALQNAASVAALLLTTEAMVAERPREKEKFPSMPPGGGGMEGMY
- a CDS encoding cyclic nucleotide-binding domain-containing protein, translating into MKKEEQLFWKFGKDFPKGTVLFREGELGRDMFIIQKGKVQVRKKVGTTEKVLAELSDGEFFGEMALLMGMDRSATVEVIEDSKILVVSPDTFESLLKGNIEIALKMLKKMASRLRALDERLETAILEAQKERQ
- a CDS encoding cyclic nucleotide-binding domain-containing protein; translation: MKEEEQLFKKFGRLFPAGTILFEEGQACTGMFIIQKGQVRLYKKVGKEEVTIDVLKEGDFFGEMACLIGQPRSINAVVEGESQILVVQPEVLDSLFRGTSGIGLKVVANLAARLKKAYEIIEKMIAERQPVADKESDPP
- the groES gene encoding co-chaperone GroES; protein product: MKIRPLQDRVIVKRVEEEGKTKGGIIIPDSAKEKPMEGKVIAVGKGKVLEDGKIHPLDVKVGDRVLFGKYSGTEVKIDEEEHLIMREDDILGVIEK